The Bernardetia litoralis DSM 6794 genome includes a window with the following:
- a CDS encoding DUF6089 family protein: MVSINYKSLLLVVSFTLLFSLSFTFSQAQDLEFGFGVGTTNYTGDVSPSFKLKNTRPAGEFFIRLNPSPAFSVRFGAMIGVIRADETESKEPFYQQRAAKFTGNIYEASARMEYNFRDYRAMSELNRLSPYIFFGGSLAHISVNSNYFDNKPKALEIALPIGVGIKYMLAHSYNLGFEFGARPTFTDAIDGMTQDDSSDEISSVGKFQMTNLFTKDMYYYTGISLSFTINRVICPTQFR, translated from the coding sequence ATGGTGTCTATAAATTATAAATCACTTCTTTTAGTAGTATCTTTTACACTTCTTTTTAGTCTATCTTTTACTTTTTCTCAAGCTCAAGACTTAGAGTTTGGTTTTGGTGTAGGTACAACAAATTATACAGGAGATGTTTCACCTTCTTTTAAGCTCAAAAATACTCGTCCAGCAGGAGAATTTTTTATTCGTCTTAATCCTAGCCCTGCCTTTTCTGTTCGTTTTGGAGCAATGATAGGCGTAATAAGAGCTGACGAAACAGAATCAAAAGAACCTTTTTATCAACAAAGAGCTGCAAAATTTACAGGAAATATTTATGAAGCATCGGCAAGAATGGAATACAATTTTAGAGATTATAGAGCTATGAGTGAACTAAACCGTCTTTCACCATATATATTTTTTGGAGGCTCGTTAGCACATATTTCTGTAAATAGTAATTATTTTGATAATAAACCCAAAGCACTAGAAATTGCTTTGCCTATTGGTGTAGGAATAAAATATATGTTGGCTCATAGTTATAATTTAGGTTTTGAATTTGGGGCTAGACCTACTTTTACAGATGCTATTGATGGAATGACTCAAGATGATAGTTCAGATGAAATAAGCAGTGTTGGCAAATTTCAAATGACAAACTTATTTACCAAAGATATGTATTACTATACAGGAATTTCACTTAGTTTTACTATTAATAGAGTTATTTGTCCAACCCAATTTAGATAA
- a CDS encoding efflux RND transporter permease subunit yields MSEKKPDLNKKEKPLQDPKIEIFGLSKFSIKNSTSIFIITILFVVAGIFSYIIMPKEQYPEIVMAKVYVQTIYPGNSPVDIENLITRPIEKELKSLKGVKDISSTSVQDASAIIVEFNEDVEVDEAVTDVKDAVDKAKKELPKDLDQDPTIMEVDLSEIPIMEINLSGDFEQAKLKEYAEYLQDELEELSQVSEAIITGDRDREVQINADIYKMAARKISFQDIENAVLSENLTASGGDVLTEGHRRSLRVVGEFKNVEQLNGIIVKSENNQPIYLNEVAEVKDSYVERSSYARLATGNNFESKGSSPVISLKVKKRSGENLIDAAYDIKEVLKKAQGSNFPSSLDITIVNDQSENMEMQIANLQNNIISGVILVVVALLFFMGLRNALLVGIAIPLSMLISFMVLNLLGISINMVVLFALILALGMLVDNAIVVIENTYRFIEEGYPAKKAAVMGVSEVAWPIISSTATTLAAFVPLAFWGGIMGEFLKYMPITLIIVLTSSLFVGLVINPVFSAFFMKAEAIDKKGIKTWLIVGIVSMVLAALGYGYILATGASNYTLPNILTTFGSIIFLNIYFLTPASDWFQNKLLVRLERIYMRTLRYLLKGARPYFLTAGMFFLLVFSFVLVGSAGLQTSLFPNSDPLFVYMYVEAPLGTDIKTTNEFAEEVEKKAYKTLAPYDEIIKSIGVNVGEESGDPQDNFGGSGATPHKARIAVAFYEFQYRKGLSTSDIMKELSAEMKTIPGVKIKTDKNREGPPVGKPVNIEISGVEYDVLVKEAEKVKKMIEDAGIQGLDNLVVEAETGKPELILTIDREKARLFGLSTSQVALTLRTAIFGKEISKYKDGDDDFPIQLRLQDKYRYNLSALMNQVITFRDSRGAYHQVPISSIAKVDYSSSYGSVRRKDLDRMVAVSSGIVEGYNANEIVSQIKLLIKSHKLPEDYSMKLTGEQEEQAKSMAFLAKAMLIAVSAITLILVSQFNSIVKPFIIMGSVLFSMTGVMLGLVIFQMDFIIIMTGIGIISLAGVVVNNAIVLIDYTDQVRANRKEELGLSEEEHLPAKEFLECVVKAGYTRLRPVLLTAITTVLGLIPLATGMNIDFAKLYANFNPDFYMGGDNATFWGPMAWAVIFGLAFATFLTLVVVPAMYLMADQFSEFVNPSPKSTVIAERKED; encoded by the coding sequence ATGAGCGAAAAAAAACCAGACTTAAATAAAAAAGAAAAGCCATTACAAGACCCAAAAATTGAAATTTTTGGCTTGTCTAAGTTTTCTATTAAAAATTCTACGAGTATATTTATTATTACAATTCTTTTTGTAGTAGCTGGAATTTTTTCATATATCATTATGCCAAAAGAACAATATCCAGAGATTGTTATGGCAAAGGTATATGTTCAAACAATTTATCCAGGTAACTCGCCTGTTGATATTGAAAATCTTATTACTCGTCCAATAGAAAAAGAACTCAAATCTTTGAAAGGAGTAAAAGATATTTCTTCTACTTCAGTTCAAGATGCTTCGGCTATCATTGTTGAGTTTAATGAAGATGTAGAAGTAGATGAAGCTGTTACAGATGTAAAAGATGCTGTAGATAAAGCTAAAAAAGAACTTCCTAAAGATTTAGACCAAGACCCAACTATAATGGAAGTTGATTTGTCTGAAATTCCAATTATGGAAATAAATCTTTCAGGAGATTTTGAACAAGCCAAACTCAAAGAATATGCTGAATATTTACAAGACGAATTAGAAGAACTTTCTCAAGTATCAGAAGCTATTATTACTGGCGATCGTGATAGAGAAGTTCAGATTAATGCAGATATTTATAAAATGGCTGCTCGTAAAATATCATTTCAAGATATAGAAAATGCTGTTCTTTCTGAAAACTTAACAGCTTCGGGTGGTGATGTTCTGACAGAAGGGCATCGTCGTTCACTACGTGTAGTTGGAGAATTTAAGAATGTAGAACAACTAAATGGAATTATTGTAAAATCTGAAAATAATCAACCGATTTATCTCAATGAAGTTGCTGAAGTGAAAGATTCTTATGTAGAGCGTTCTAGTTATGCACGTCTTGCAACAGGAAATAACTTTGAAAGCAAAGGAAGTTCGCCTGTAATTTCATTAAAAGTAAAAAAACGTAGTGGTGAAAATCTAATTGATGCAGCTTATGACATCAAAGAGGTTTTGAAAAAAGCTCAAGGTTCTAATTTTCCGAGTAGTTTGGATATTACAATTGTAAATGACCAATCTGAGAATATGGAAATGCAGATTGCCAATCTTCAAAATAATATTATTTCAGGTGTTATTTTGGTAGTTGTGGCATTGCTTTTCTTTATGGGACTTCGCAATGCGCTTTTGGTGGGTATTGCTATTCCTTTATCGATGCTTATTTCTTTTATGGTTCTTAATTTATTAGGAATTAGTATCAATATGGTTGTTTTGTTTGCACTTATTTTGGCTCTTGGAATGCTTGTAGATAATGCCATTGTTGTTATTGAAAATACATATCGTTTTATAGAAGAAGGTTATCCAGCTAAAAAAGCAGCCGTAATGGGTGTGAGTGAAGTAGCTTGGCCAATTATTAGCTCTACAGCAACTACATTGGCTGCCTTTGTTCCTCTTGCTTTTTGGGGTGGAATTATGGGAGAGTTTTTGAAATACATGCCAATTACATTAATTATCGTTCTTACTTCTTCATTGTTTGTGGGTTTGGTTATCAACCCTGTATTCTCTGCATTTTTTATGAAAGCAGAAGCAATTGATAAAAAAGGAATAAAAACATGGCTAATTGTAGGTATTGTATCAATGGTTTTGGCTGCATTAGGTTATGGATATATCTTAGCAACAGGCGCAAGCAATTATACACTTCCAAATATTCTGACTACATTTGGTTCAATTATTTTCTTAAATATTTATTTCCTTACACCAGCATCAGATTGGTTTCAAAACAAATTATTAGTTCGTTTGGAAAGAATTTATATGCGTACTTTACGTTATCTTTTGAAAGGAGCTCGTCCTTATTTCCTTACAGCAGGAATGTTTTTTTTATTAGTTTTTAGTTTTGTATTGGTAGGAAGTGCTGGACTTCAAACAAGTCTTTTTCCAAATAGTGACCCACTTTTTGTTTATATGTATGTAGAAGCTCCTCTAGGAACGGATATTAAAACAACAAATGAGTTTGCTGAAGAAGTGGAAAAGAAAGCTTACAAAACACTTGCTCCTTATGATGAAATAATTAAATCAATAGGTGTAAATGTAGGAGAAGAATCTGGTGACCCACAAGATAACTTTGGTGGAAGTGGTGCAACTCCTCACAAAGCACGTATTGCAGTTGCTTTTTATGAATTTCAATATAGAAAAGGATTGAGTACTTCTGATATTATGAAGGAACTTTCTGCTGAGATGAAAACAATACCAGGTGTAAAAATCAAAACTGACAAAAACCGTGAAGGTCCTCCAGTAGGTAAACCTGTAAATATTGAAATTTCAGGTGTAGAGTATGATGTTTTGGTAAAAGAAGCCGAAAAGGTAAAGAAAATGATTGAAGATGCAGGGATTCAAGGACTTGATAATTTGGTGGTAGAAGCCGAAACTGGAAAGCCTGAACTTATTCTTACAATTGATAGAGAAAAAGCTCGTTTGTTTGGACTTTCTACAAGCCAAGTAGCATTGACATTAAGAACAGCTATTTTTGGAAAAGAAATCTCAAAATATAAAGATGGAGATGATGATTTTCCTATTCAATTGCGTTTACAAGATAAATATCGTTACAATCTTTCGGCTTTGATGAATCAAGTAATTACCTTTAGGGATAGCCGTGGTGCATATCATCAAGTTCCCATTTCTTCTATTGCTAAGGTTGATTATAGTTCTTCGTATGGTTCTGTTCGTCGCAAAGACCTTGACCGTATGGTGGCTGTAAGTTCTGGAATTGTGGAAGGATATAATGCAAATGAGATTGTATCACAGATAAAATTGCTTATCAAAAGCCATAAATTACCTGAAGATTATAGCATGAAATTGACAGGAGAGCAAGAAGAGCAAGCCAAATCAATGGCATTTTTGGCAAAAGCGATGTTGATTGCTGTTTCTGCTATTACGTTGATTTTGGTTTCTCAATTCAATTCTATTGTAAAGCCATTTATTATTATGGGTTCAGTACTTTTCAGTATGACAGGGGTAATGTTAGGATTGGTAATCTTCCAAATGGATTTTATTATCATCATGACAGGAATTGGTATTATTTCATTGGCTGGTGTAGTTGTAAATAACGCCATTGTACTGATTGATTATACCGACCAAGTTCGTGCAAATAGAAAAGAAGAGTTAGGATTAAGCGAAGAGGAACATTTGCCTGCAAAAGAGTTCTTAGAATGTGTTGTAAAAGCTGGTTATACTCGTCTTCGTCCTGTACTTTTGACAGCCATTACTACTGTCTTGGGATTGATTCCACTTGCAACAGGTATGAACATAGATTTTGCAAAACTCTATGCTAACTTCAATCCTGATTTTTATATGGGAGGCGATAATGCAACTTTCTGGGGACCAATGGCGTGGGCTGTTATCTTCGGTTTGGCATTTGCTACTTTCCTTACCCTTGTGGTTGTACCTGCAATGTATTTGATGGCAGACCAATTCTCTGAATTTGTTAATCCAAGTCCAAAATCAACTGTTATTGCAGAACGAAAAGAGGATTAA
- a CDS encoding aspartate kinase produces the protein MLHVFKFGGASVKDAPAVRNVSAILRSFIDKKDKLVIVVSAMGKTTNHLEDIFKAAKSKQEDKFKQILKEIEDFHYALADELFDGEREKIVYKILQKYIFQLEATLKDDEPNWDKHYDQVICFGELMSSAIVSEYLKKQHDDKCLWIDARRFVQTNERWREGQIDWEWSEQLIRAELLPMLEQRFVLTQGFIGGTIGGKTTTLGREGSDFTAAVFAYCLQADGVTIWKDVSGILNADPKRIKNPHLFKQINYSDAAEMTYYGATVIHPKTIRPLAAKGISLYVRSFVNAEIEGTKIGNVTTSPSLPSIIVKGTQSMLMFKAKDLAAINERNQLAYIHSELNRHNIKINLLQVSATSFSVCTDNDERKLAALKESLNNDFELSVLNNLELITVKNYDSKTLNNFTNLGNAIIAQRSEDVFQVVVRK, from the coding sequence ATGCTACATGTATTCAAATTTGGTGGTGCGTCTGTGAAAGATGCCCCTGCTGTCAGAAATGTAAGTGCTATTTTGCGTTCATTTATTGACAAAAAAGATAAACTCGTTATTGTTGTTTCTGCAATGGGAAAGACAACAAACCACTTAGAAGATATTTTCAAGGCAGCCAAATCGAAACAGGAAGATAAATTTAAACAGATTTTAAAGGAAATTGAAGACTTTCATTATGCTCTTGCAGATGAGCTTTTTGATGGAGAACGTGAAAAAATTGTCTATAAAATTCTTCAAAAATATATATTTCAACTTGAAGCAACATTAAAAGATGATGAGCCTAATTGGGACAAACATTATGACCAAGTAATTTGTTTTGGTGAATTAATGTCTTCAGCTATCGTTTCTGAATACCTCAAAAAACAACATGATGACAAATGTCTTTGGATAGATGCTCGTCGCTTTGTACAAACAAATGAACGCTGGAGAGAAGGACAAATAGACTGGGAATGGTCGGAGCAACTTATCAGAGCCGAGCTTTTGCCAATGTTAGAGCAGCGTTTTGTCTTGACTCAAGGTTTTATTGGTGGAACAATTGGAGGAAAAACCACAACTCTAGGACGTGAAGGCTCAGATTTTACGGCTGCTGTTTTTGCTTATTGCTTGCAGGCTGATGGCGTTACGATTTGGAAAGATGTTTCTGGAATATTAAATGCAGACCCTAAAAGAATAAAAAATCCTCATCTTTTTAAGCAAATTAATTATTCTGATGCTGCCGAGATGACTTATTATGGAGCAACTGTTATTCACCCAAAAACAATTCGTCCATTAGCTGCAAAAGGAATTTCTTTGTATGTGCGTTCCTTTGTAAATGCTGAAATAGAAGGTACAAAAATTGGAAATGTTACTACTTCGCCTTCCCTTCCTTCTATTATTGTAAAAGGAACTCAAAGCATGTTGATGTTTAAAGCAAAAGATTTGGCTGCCATAAATGAACGCAACCAACTGGCCTATATTCACTCTGAACTCAATCGTCATAATATTAAAATTAATTTATTACAAGTTTCGGCTACTTCTTTTTCTGTTTGTACAGATAATGATGAAAGAAAACTAGCTGCTCTAAAAGAGTCATTAAATAATGATTTTGAGCTTTCTGTTTTGAATAATTTAGAACTTATTACAGTCAAAAATTATGATTCTAAAACATTAAATAACTTTACAAACTTAGGAAATGCAATTATTGCACAACGCTCAGAAGATGTCTTTCAAGTAGTTGTTCGTAAATAA
- a CDS encoding ribose-phosphate pyrophosphokinase — translation MNSVKIFAGSASLYLAEKIAHSYGKPLGKHNIQIFSDGEMCPNYSESIRGADVFIVQSTFPPADNLMEVLLMIDAAKRASAGSVTVVMPYFGYARQDRKDKPRVAIGAKLVANLISAAGATRIMTCDLHAGQIQGFFDIPVDHLYATAIFIPYIESLKIDNLVFASPDVGGVARARSYAAQFHADMVVCDKHRKRANEIASMQVIGDVEGANVIIVDDLIDTAGTISKAAQVLLDNGALSVRAIATHPVLSGKAYENINNSPLLELAVMDTIPLKEQSDKIKVLSVAELFAKAIRKIHDQESISTLFV, via the coding sequence ATGAATTCTGTCAAAATCTTTGCTGGTTCAGCCTCTCTTTATTTAGCCGAAAAAATTGCACACTCCTACGGAAAACCTTTAGGAAAGCACAATATTCAAATTTTTAGTGATGGCGAAATGTGTCCTAATTATAGCGAATCCATTCGTGGTGCAGATGTATTTATTGTTCAATCTACGTTTCCTCCTGCTGATAATCTAATGGAAGTCTTGCTTATGATTGATGCTGCAAAACGTGCCTCAGCTGGTTCAGTTACAGTAGTAATGCCTTATTTTGGATATGCTCGTCAAGACAGAAAGGACAAACCTCGTGTGGCTATTGGTGCAAAACTGGTAGCCAATCTTATTTCTGCTGCTGGTGCAACTCGTATCATGACATGTGATTTGCATGCAGGACAAATTCAAGGTTTTTTTGATATTCCTGTTGATCATCTCTATGCAACAGCTATTTTCATTCCTTATATTGAATCTTTGAAAATAGATAATTTAGTTTTTGCTTCGCCTGATGTTGGAGGAGTAGCTAGAGCTAGAAGTTATGCTGCACAATTTCACGCTGATATGGTTGTTTGTGATAAGCACCGAAAAAGAGCAAATGAAATTGCTTCTATGCAGGTAATCGGAGATGTGGAAGGTGCAAATGTAATTATCGTAGATGACCTCATCGATACAGCAGGAACAATTTCAAAAGCTGCCCAAGTATTACTTGATAATGGCGCACTTTCAGTTCGTGCTATTGCTACACATCCTGTTTTGTCTGGAAAAGCATACGAAAATATCAATAACTCACCTCTTTTAGAGCTTGCTGTAATGGATACAATTCCATTAAAAGAACAATCTGATAAAATAAAAGTCTTATCAGTAGCTGAACTTTTTGCAAAGGCTATTCGTAAAATTCACGACCAAGAATCTATTAGTACTCTTTTTGTATAA
- a CDS encoding tetratricopeptide repeat protein, whose product MQSQEIPASYNEACKAYETRKYDIALEKLETTLTEIPDFAPAFYIKGLTYMQLQNWKNAYDNFKAYSQITPEKGDTYLNMGTAMLNMKQPRTAIAYFDFALSLKMTENRPERAHLNKALAFRQINENEKAEESFEAALKIHPHFDDALLEMAKLQLDLEKNQEALTYYQRVIDLPKQRKNFPLWEAWVGLAITQTTSKEFSKALVSIEESIDLNPNTIGFFRTSENFDLLRESEYNDDFETILG is encoded by the coding sequence ATGCAATCACAAGAAATTCCAGCATCTTATAATGAGGCATGTAAAGCCTACGAAACAAGAAAATACGATATTGCTTTAGAAAAATTAGAAACAACACTTACAGAAATTCCTGATTTTGCTCCTGCTTTTTATATAAAAGGGCTTACTTATATGCAACTTCAGAACTGGAAAAATGCCTATGACAATTTTAAAGCCTATTCACAAATTACACCTGAAAAAGGAGATACATATTTGAATATGGGAACTGCCATGCTCAATATGAAACAACCTAGAACGGCTATTGCTTATTTTGATTTTGCTCTTTCTTTGAAAATGACAGAAAATCGTCCTGAGAGAGCGCACTTAAATAAGGCTTTGGCTTTCAGACAAATCAATGAAAATGAAAAAGCAGAAGAATCTTTTGAAGCAGCTCTAAAAATACATCCTCATTTTGATGATGCTTTGTTAGAAATGGCAAAACTTCAATTAGACTTAGAAAAAAATCAAGAAGCTCTTACTTATTATCAAAGAGTAATTGATTTGCCAAAACAACGCAAAAATTTTCCTCTTTGGGAAGCATGGGTAGGTTTAGCAATCACACAAACTACATCAAAAGAATTTTCAAAAGCATTAGTTTCCATAGAAGAATCTATTGACCTAAATCCAAATACAATTGGATTCTTTAGGACAAGTGAAAATTTTGATTTGCTTAGAGAAAGTGAATATAATGATGACTTTGAGACAATTTTAGGTTAA
- a CDS encoding efflux RND transporter periplasmic adaptor subunit: MKYSNKKSYLSFLLVALFSITFLSSCGEKEPTTPEEKKAALEKKRSELMELQGQIAQLESDLGDAAKKEETSKLIETSPVKSETFNHYIEVQGTVESDKNVNVLPEMPATIMSLKVKEGDRVSAGQVIATLDAGTFNKQVAELETQLSLAATVYEKRKRLWEQKIGSEIEYLQSQTQKESLENSIATLKQQMRKSVVTSPISGTVDEVYAKQGELANPAMPIARIINVSDVQLVADVSENFLSSVKKGDKVKIFFSALGAEMEQKVTFVGQTINTTNRTFKVQIDLPNKDGAIKPNLVGTVKINDYQQEEAITIPTSLIQIGTDGNKFVYVVKEEAGKKIAKKVVVKTGMSYEGSTIIDEGLSASDEVISKGYNEVVDGENVRFPKS; encoded by the coding sequence ATGAAATATTCTAACAAAAAAAGCTATTTATCTTTTTTGCTTGTAGCTCTCTTTTCTATTACTTTTCTCTCTTCTTGTGGAGAAAAAGAACCAACAACTCCAGAAGAAAAAAAGGCTGCACTAGAGAAAAAACGTAGCGAACTAATGGAACTTCAAGGACAAATTGCTCAGCTTGAAAGTGATTTGGGTGATGCTGCCAAAAAAGAAGAAACATCTAAATTAATCGAAACTTCTCCAGTAAAATCTGAAACATTCAATCATTATATTGAAGTACAAGGAACAGTAGAATCAGACAAAAATGTAAATGTGTTGCCCGAAATGCCAGCAACAATTATGTCTTTGAAAGTAAAAGAAGGCGACAGAGTTTCGGCAGGGCAAGTAATTGCAACACTTGACGCAGGAACTTTCAATAAACAAGTAGCAGAACTTGAAACTCAACTTTCACTTGCTGCAACAGTTTATGAAAAAAGAAAACGTCTTTGGGAGCAAAAAATTGGTTCAGAAATCGAATATTTGCAATCTCAAACACAAAAAGAATCTTTAGAAAATAGTATTGCAACGCTCAAACAACAAATGCGTAAAAGTGTAGTTACTTCTCCTATTTCAGGAACAGTAGATGAAGTATATGCAAAACAAGGAGAGCTTGCAAATCCTGCTATGCCAATTGCTCGTATCATTAATGTTTCGGATGTGCAGCTTGTAGCTGATGTTTCTGAAAATTTTCTTTCTTCTGTCAAAAAAGGAGATAAAGTGAAAATTTTCTTCAGTGCCTTAGGTGCAGAAATGGAACAAAAAGTAACTTTTGTAGGACAAACAATCAATACAACCAACCGTACTTTCAAAGTTCAGATTGACCTTCCAAATAAAGATGGTGCAATCAAGCCAAACCTTGTCGGAACAGTAAAAATAAATGATTACCAACAAGAAGAAGCAATTACAATTCCTACCAGTTTGATTCAGATTGGAACAGATGGAAATAAATTTGTTTATGTTGTAAAAGAAGAAGCAGGAAAGAAAATCGCTAAAAAAGTAGTAGTGAAGACAGGAATGTCTTATGAAGGTTCAACAATTATTGATGAAGGACTTTCTGCAAGTGATGAAGTAATTAGTAAAGGATATAATGAAGTAGTGGATGGCGAAAATGTTCGTTTCCCTAAATCATAA
- a CDS encoding TolC family protein codes for MHRFLTLFSVLFFAFLFGSQAKAQENTQTSSTKDLENYTLEQCIEYAIENRVEVKNAQLDYQISKAKVGEVRAQGLPQVNGSLSLIDNYKVPLTFLPAQLLDPQAGSDDFVAVAFQTQYAGTAKVELQQLVFSGSYILGLKAAATYTQLSEKQITQSKIEIAESVSKAYYSLLINRERLELLKQNFNRVDTVYQQTKALYENGFAEKIDADRLKVSSNNIKMEIQNFERLIELSEMLLKFQMGLVQEDNLTVSGSLEKLQIDESDVLIAQINPEQRIEFSLLQTQKELNLLQIREYKARYLPTLSFFANYGANMGSSEGKDLVPLASDRWIANGTMGISLNVPIFDSFQKHHLIQQEKFNLMKTENQISDFSRVVNLQVSQSNITLQNSIDKLKFQEENMDLAKEIFRVTKIKYEEGVGSNLEVVEAETAYKEAQTNYYSALYDAMVAKIDLQKAQGTLYTVTSEQ; via the coding sequence ATGCATCGATTTTTAACTTTATTTTCTGTCTTGTTTTTTGCTTTTCTTTTTGGAAGTCAGGCAAAGGCACAAGAAAATACACAAACCTCTTCTACCAAAGATTTGGAAAACTATACATTAGAACAATGTATAGAATATGCCATCGAAAACCGTGTAGAAGTAAAAAACGCACAATTAGATTATCAAATCTCAAAAGCAAAAGTTGGAGAAGTACGAGCGCAAGGGCTTCCTCAAGTAAATGGCTCATTGTCTTTGATAGATAATTATAAAGTACCTCTTACTTTTTTACCTGCTCAATTATTAGACCCACAAGCTGGGAGTGATGATTTTGTGGCTGTTGCTTTTCAAACACAATACGCAGGAACAGCAAAAGTAGAACTTCAACAACTTGTTTTTAGTGGTTCATATATTTTAGGTTTGAAGGCTGCTGCTACTTATACACAACTTTCTGAAAAACAAATCACACAATCAAAAATTGAAATTGCTGAATCAGTAAGTAAGGCATATTATTCCCTTCTCATTAATAGAGAGCGTTTGGAGCTTTTAAAGCAAAATTTTAATAGAGTAGATACAGTTTATCAACAAACAAAGGCTTTGTATGAAAATGGTTTTGCTGAAAAAATTGATGCTGATAGATTGAAAGTTTCTTCAAATAATATTAAAATGGAGATTCAGAATTTTGAGCGTTTGATAGAATTAAGTGAAATGCTTCTAAAGTTTCAAATGGGATTGGTACAAGAAGATAATTTGACTGTAAGTGGTTCATTAGAAAAATTACAAATTGATGAATCAGATGTCTTGATTGCTCAAATCAATCCAGAACAACGCATTGAATTTTCATTACTTCAAACTCAAAAAGAATTAAATTTACTTCAGATTAGAGAATATAAAGCTCGTTATTTGCCGACACTTTCATTTTTTGCTAATTATGGTGCAAATATGGGTTCAAGTGAAGGAAAAGATTTAGTTCCCTTGGCTAGTGATAGATGGATTGCAAATGGTACAATGGGAATTAGTTTGAATGTTCCTATTTTTGATTCTTTCCAAAAACATCATTTGATTCAACAAGAAAAGTTTAATTTGATGAAAACAGAAAATCAAATCAGTGATTTTTCAAGAGTAGTAAACCTTCAGGTTTCTCAATCAAATATTACGCTTCAAAATAGCATCGACAAACTCAAATTTCAAGAAGAAAATATGGATTTGGCAAAAGAAATTTTTAGAGTAACCAAAATAAAATATGAAGAGGGTGTAGGTTCTAACTTGGAAGTTGTGGAAGCAGAAACAGCTTACAAAGAAGCACAAACAAACTATTATTCAGCTTTATATGATGCAATGGTTGCCAAAATTGATTTGCAAAAAGCACAAGGAACACTTTATACAGTTACCAGTGAGCAGTAA
- a CDS encoding DUF6089 family protein, with product MKKILFTFLFTLLGVAFLATEKAQAQVGNKYYYKKTTPRKGPHNHQWVWTKRRQYVSVGLNVNAMNYFGDIVPKPSFWSTDLRFTRPNIGIFVEKKFRPQFSARLGLNWGRLLSYDEDTADPADSHDFYRYIRNAHFRNDIFELNTTFRWDLMSSERLNKEFYQRPKQFVPYVMGGLAVFYHAPKAQAPTTKIGGGDPDWGADAWTDLQSLGTEGQGRGSYTKYLSNGDSVVRDLGEKYSKVQIAIPLGFGIRKKLSNRIDIAFEFSYRFLLTDYLDDISGNYVDLGVFEDDELAKAFHDRSLEGDRAETLAEMASNGELYRLLNSYTYTGVDGKVYNTFDGFGSDPYIDPSIRGNQNDNDVYMLTGFHLTYIIPPHGVRCPVRFK from the coding sequence ATGAAAAAAATTCTTTTTACATTCTTATTTACTTTACTGGGTGTTGCTTTTTTAGCAACTGAAAAAGCACAAGCACAAGTAGGAAATAAATATTACTACAAAAAAACAACTCCTCGCAAAGGTCCTCATAATCATCAATGGGTATGGACAAAACGTCGTCAATATGTAAGTGTTGGCTTAAATGTCAATGCAATGAACTATTTTGGTGATATTGTACCAAAGCCTAGTTTTTGGAGTACAGATTTACGTTTTACTCGCCCAAATATTGGAATATTTGTTGAGAAAAAATTCCGTCCACAATTCTCAGCTCGTTTGGGATTAAACTGGGGACGACTTTTGAGTTATGACGAAGATACTGCTGACCCAGCAGATTCTCATGATTTTTACCGTTATATTCGTAATGCTCATTTTAGAAATGATATCTTCGAACTCAACACTACTTTTCGTTGGGATTTGATGAGCAGTGAGCGTTTAAATAAAGAATTTTATCAACGCCCAAAACAATTTGTTCCTTATGTAATGGGTGGTTTGGCTGTTTTTTATCATGCACCTAAAGCACAAGCTCCTACTACTAAAATTGGTGGTGGAGACCCTGATTGGGGAGCAGATGCGTGGACAGACTTACAATCTCTTGGAACAGAAGGGCAAGGACGTGGCAGTTATACAAAATATCTTTCTAATGGAGATTCTGTAGTAAGAGATTTAGGAGAAAAATACTCTAAAGTACAAATTGCTATTCCTCTTGGCTTTGGTATTCGTAAAAAATTATCTAATCGTATAGATATTGCATTTGAATTTTCTTATCGTTTCTTACTTACTGATTATTTAGATGATATAAGTGGAAATTATGTCGATTTGGGTGTTTTTGAAGATGATGAGCTTGCAAAAGCATTTCATGACCGTTCTTTAGAAGGTGATAGAGCTGAAACACTAGCTGAAATGGCTAGTAATGGAGAGCTTTATAGATTACTAAACAGTTATACTTATACAGGAGTTGATGGAAAAGTATATAATACTTTTGATGGTTTTGGAAGTGATCCTTATATAGACCCAAGTATTCGTGGAAATCAAAATGATAACGATGTTTATATGCTTACAGGATTTCATTTGACTTATATCATTCCTCCTCATGGAGTTCGTTGTCCTGTTCGTTTCAAGTAA